Below is a window of Gemmatimonadales bacterium DNA.
TATCCGATCTCCATGCAGAAGCGGCCCGGGCGCATGGGCCGCATCACCGTGCGCGACGTGCTCGAGAAAGCCGAGGTGTGGCGCTCCTGCTACGGCCCGACTTGGCGCGGATCCGCGGAGGCGTGAGCCGCGCCAGCGTCAGACCGGGGCGCGGTACTGCGGGTCGTTGTACATCTTGAACTGACGATAGACCATGGGGACGACGCGCCCGGCGCTGACGTCGGCCAGGAGCGCCGAGAGCTCCGCGGCGAGGTCGTCGCGCTGGGTTTCCAGCACCCCCACGCGCTCCAGGCAGCGGGCGCGGA
It encodes the following:
- a CDS encoding DUF4254 domain-containing protein, yielding MAETVGWLADKLSIVELKIYHMREQAARADAAPDFRARCLERVGVLETQRDDLAAELSALLADVSAGRVVPMVYRQFKMYNDPQYRAPV